The proteins below come from a single Vicugna pacos unplaced genomic scaffold, VicPac4 SAC-SAT, whole genome shotgun sequence genomic window:
- the LOC107035121 gene encoding putative N-acetylated-alpha-linked acidic dipeptidase isoform X3, with protein sequence MYVNNDYRLETEKNYHVCQLGCRRIWTSGFHKWAEALCPVTLSSYMFKENVKTLQERGVTYVNANSSTEGNYTLRVDCTPLLFQLVYKLTKEVL encoded by the exons atgtatgttaacaatgattacaggctggagactgagaagaactaCCAtgtttgccagctgggatgcagaagaatttggacttctgggttccataaatgggctgag gctctctgtccagtaactctgAGTTCTTAtatgttcaag gagaatgtgaaaacactccaggagagagggGTTACATATGTCAATGCAAACTCAtccacagaag gcaattatactctcagagtggactgtacaccccttcttttccagttggtatataaactgacaaaagag gtccta